A genomic stretch from Corynebacterium terpenotabidum Y-11 includes:
- the rpsD gene encoding 30S ribosomal protein S4 — protein sequence MARYTGSATRKSRRLRVDLVGGDRSFERRPYPPGQAGRGRIKESEYLTQLQEKQKARFTYGVMEKQFRRYYAEANRRPGKTGDNLVILLEARLDNVVYRAGLARTRRQARQLVSHGHFTVNGKKINVPSFQVSKYDIIDVRDRSRAMLWFEEAQENLVDSVVPAWLQVVPSTLRILVHQLPERAQIDIPLQEQLIVEFYSK from the coding sequence ATGGCCCGTTATACCGGTTCAGCAACCCGTAAGTCCCGTCGCCTCCGCGTCGACCTCGTCGGCGGAGACCGCTCCTTCGAGCGTCGCCCGTACCCGCCCGGACAGGCTGGTCGTGGACGCATCAAGGAGTCCGAGTACCTCACCCAGCTGCAGGAGAAGCAGAAGGCCCGCTTCACCTACGGCGTCATGGAGAAGCAGTTCCGCCGTTACTACGCGGAGGCCAACCGCCGTCCGGGTAAGACCGGCGACAACCTGGTCATCCTGCTCGAGGCCCGTCTCGACAACGTCGTCTACCGTGCCGGCCTCGCCCGCACGCGTCGTCAGGCCCGTCAGCTGGTCTCCCACGGTCACTTCACCGTGAACGGCAAGAAGATCAACGTGCCGTCCTTCCAGGTCTCCAAGTACGACATCATCGACGTCCGGGACCGTTCCCGCGCGATGCTGTGGTTCGAAGAGGCTCAGGAAAACCTGGTCGACTCGGTCGTCCCGGCCTGGCTGCAGGTCGTGCCGTCCACCCTGCGCATCCTCGTGCACCAGCTGCCCGAGCGCGCCCAGATCGACATTCCGCTGCAGGAGCAGCTGATCGTCGAGTTCTACTCCAAGTAA
- the rplQ gene encoding 50S ribosomal protein L17 — MPTPKKGARLGGSASHQKKILANLAAQLIEHHAIKTTDAKAKLLRPYVEKIITKAKKGTVADRRNVLKLIPNKEVVAYLFNELAPQFEGRPGGYTRIIKLENRKGDNAPVSQISLVLEELASSEAERATKAAAAQAEVEETEVPEVEADEATDAAAADEAAEAEAAEAAEETAEEK; from the coding sequence ATGCCTACCCCGAAGAAGGGTGCCCGCCTCGGCGGATCTGCTTCCCACCAGAAGAAGATCCTCGCCAACCTGGCTGCTCAGCTCATCGAGCACCACGCCATCAAGACCACGGACGCGAAGGCCAAGCTGCTGCGCCCGTACGTCGAGAAGATCATCACCAAGGCCAAGAAGGGCACTGTGGCGGACCGCCGCAACGTCCTGAAGCTCATCCCGAACAAGGAGGTCGTCGCCTACCTGTTCAACGAGCTCGCGCCGCAGTTCGAGGGTCGCCCGGGCGGTTACACCCGCATCATCAAGCTGGAGAACCGTAAGGGCGACAACGCCCCCGTGTCCCAGATCTCCCTGGTCCTCGAGGAGCTCGCCTCCTCCGAGGCGGAGCGCGCCACCAAGGCCGCCGCCGCACAGGCTGAGGTCGAGGAGACCGAGGTTCCCGAGGTCGAGGCCGACGAGGCCACCGACGCTGCCGCCGCCGACGAAGCCGCTGAGGCTGAGGCCGCCGAGGCTGCTGAGGAGACCGCCGAGGAGAAGTAG
- the truA gene encoding tRNA pseudouridine(38-40) synthase TruA yields the protein MTDLVRVRLDIAYDGTDFHGWAAQKGPQASLRTVQGILEEKLSLVFRTPVELVVAGRTDAGVHADGQVAHVDVPASAFGQRSLQEPADLVRRLSRMLPEDVRVHGAAAAPVGFDARFSALRRHYRYRVTTALAGPSPLRRRDTARWRRSVDLGTVQAASDILVGLHDFAAFCKYREGSTTVRDLQSFTWREVSTAQEPETYEATVVADAFCWSMVRSLVGAVLTVGEGRRDPGFTGDLLTERTRSSMVPVAPACGLNLVAVDYPADADLAARAEETRVKRAPLA from the coding sequence GTGACGGATCTGGTGCGGGTACGCCTGGATATCGCCTACGACGGAACGGATTTCCACGGGTGGGCGGCACAGAAGGGGCCGCAGGCCTCGCTGCGGACGGTGCAGGGCATCCTCGAGGAGAAGTTGTCATTGGTGTTCCGCACGCCGGTGGAACTCGTCGTGGCGGGACGCACGGATGCCGGAGTCCATGCGGACGGGCAGGTCGCGCACGTCGATGTGCCGGCGTCCGCCTTCGGTCAGCGGTCCTTGCAGGAGCCGGCCGATCTGGTGCGGCGGTTGTCGCGGATGCTGCCGGAGGATGTGCGGGTGCACGGGGCTGCCGCCGCGCCAGTCGGGTTCGACGCCCGGTTTTCCGCTTTGCGCCGCCACTACCGGTACCGGGTGACGACAGCACTGGCCGGTCCCTCGCCGTTGCGCCGGCGGGACACCGCCCGGTGGCGTCGGTCGGTCGACCTGGGGACGGTGCAGGCGGCGTCCGACATCCTCGTCGGGCTGCATGACTTCGCGGCGTTCTGTAAATACCGGGAGGGATCGACGACGGTGCGTGACCTGCAGTCCTTCACCTGGCGGGAGGTGTCGACCGCGCAGGAGCCCGAGACCTACGAGGCGACGGTCGTGGCGGACGCCTTCTGCTGGTCGATGGTGCGTTCCTTGGTCGGCGCGGTGTTGACGGTGGGGGAGGGGCGCCGCGACCCCGGGTTCACCGGTGACCTGCTGACGGAGCGGACGCGCAGTTCGATGGTGCCCGTCGCACCGGCGTGCGGACTGAACCTGGTCGCGGTGGATTATCCGGCCGACGCCGACCTCGCCGCCCGGGCGGAGGAGACGCGGGTGAAGCGGGCCCCCCTGGCGTGA
- the infA gene encoding translation initiation factor IF-1: MAKKEGAIEVEGKIVEPLPNAMFRVELDNGHKVLAHISGKMRQHYIRILPEDRVVVELSPYDLTRGRIVYRYK, from the coding sequence ATGGCTAAGAAGGAAGGCGCCATCGAGGTTGAGGGCAAGATTGTCGAGCCCCTGCCGAACGCGATGTTCCGCGTTGAGCTGGACAACGGGCACAAGGTGCTCGCACACATCTCCGGCAAGATGCGTCAGCACTACATCCGTATCCTTCCCGAGGACCGGGTCGTCGTCGAACTGTCGCCGTACGACCTGACCCGCGGGCGCATCGTCTACCGCTACAAGTAG
- a CDS encoding DUF998 domain-containing protein — translation MSPRSTLHSPVSYRTSGVLLVLSGVAVLVGQLIGLLRWKGMYSLTENRSSDLAASTCGVLRDTSGVRFVCNPQHTVTAATVIASGLLVVCAAVLMAVAARRDGDQGVIGTASLLGVAGLATVVSGVIPVDVHGLGHDIALLLYLIAMWAAMEVLVDSATRHAETTGDAHPLIYGAYVPITRVMEFFSIVGALTLIFSGRDVMPGAFERVALDVLTVWIVVFGLGLISLGGAADRERMRVAAMERQHWAIKAGPSSAATAGFGREVDE, via the coding sequence ATGTCCCCGCGGTCCACCCTGCACAGCCCGGTCTCCTATCGGACCTCCGGTGTTCTTCTGGTGCTCAGCGGCGTCGCGGTCCTGGTGGGGCAGCTCATCGGCCTGCTGCGCTGGAAGGGCATGTACTCGCTCACCGAGAACCGGTCCTCGGATCTCGCGGCGTCGACCTGCGGGGTGCTCCGTGACACCTCCGGTGTGCGGTTCGTGTGCAACCCGCAGCATACGGTGACGGCGGCGACGGTGATCGCCTCCGGACTCCTCGTCGTCTGCGCGGCGGTGCTGATGGCCGTCGCCGCCCGCCGCGACGGTGACCAGGGGGTGATCGGGACGGCGTCCCTGCTCGGTGTGGCCGGGTTGGCGACGGTGGTCTCCGGCGTGATTCCGGTGGACGTCCACGGCCTCGGGCACGATATTGCGCTACTGCTGTACCTCATCGCCATGTGGGCGGCGATGGAGGTCCTCGTCGATTCAGCCACCCGCCACGCCGAGACGACCGGCGACGCCCACCCGTTGATCTACGGCGCCTATGTTCCGATCACCCGCGTCATGGAATTCTTCTCCATCGTCGGCGCGCTGACCCTCATCTTCTCCGGACGCGATGTGATGCCCGGCGCGTTCGAACGTGTCGCCTTGGACGTGCTGACCGTCTGGATCGTCGTCTTCGGACTCGGACTGATCAGCCTGGGCGGTGCGGCGGACCGGGAACGGATGCGCGTCGCGGCGATGGAGCGGCAGCACTGGGCGATCAAGGCCGGTCCGAGCAGCGCAGCGACGGCCGGTTTCGGCCGGGAGGTGGATGAGTGA
- a CDS encoding DNA-directed RNA polymerase subunit alpha, with the protein MLISQRPQLTEEYISPARSRFVIEPLEPGFGYTLGNSLRRTLLSSIPGAAVTSIRIEGVLHEFTTIPGVKEDVSDIILNIKSLVLSSDSDEPVTMYIRKEGLGSVTGADVVVPAGVEVHNPDLNIATLNEQGKLDIELVVERGRGYVPAATTTGEIGRIPVDQIYSPVLKVSYKVEATRVEQRTDFDKLVIDVETKNSITARDAMASAGGTLVELFGLARELNTEAEGIEIGPSPQETEHIAAYSLPIEDLDFSVRSYNCLKREDIHTVGELAARTESDLLDIRNFGQKSINEVKVKLAELGLGLKDAPEGFDINSIEGYDAETGEFLDTEGEDIAE; encoded by the coding sequence ATGCTGATTTCCCAGCGCCCCCAGCTCACCGAGGAGTACATCAGCCCGGCCCGGTCGCGGTTCGTCATTGAACCGCTCGAGCCCGGCTTCGGTTACACCCTCGGCAACTCCCTGCGCCGTACCCTGCTGTCGTCCATCCCGGGCGCTGCAGTGACCTCCATCCGGATCGAGGGTGTGCTCCACGAGTTCACCACCATCCCGGGTGTCAAGGAAGATGTCTCCGACATCATCCTCAACATCAAGTCCCTGGTTCTGTCCTCGGATTCCGATGAGCCGGTCACCATGTACATCCGCAAGGAGGGCCTCGGCTCCGTCACCGGTGCCGACGTCGTTGTCCCGGCCGGTGTGGAGGTCCACAACCCGGACCTGAACATCGCCACCCTCAACGAGCAGGGCAAGCTGGATATCGAGCTCGTCGTCGAGCGCGGTCGCGGCTACGTGCCCGCCGCCACGACCACCGGTGAGATCGGCCGTATCCCGGTCGACCAGATCTACTCCCCGGTGCTCAAGGTCAGCTACAAGGTCGAGGCCACCCGTGTGGAACAGCGCACCGACTTCGACAAGCTGGTCATCGACGTGGAGACCAAGAACTCCATCACCGCCCGAGACGCCATGGCGTCCGCCGGCGGAACCCTGGTGGAGCTGTTCGGTCTCGCCCGCGAGCTCAACACCGAGGCCGAAGGCATCGAGATCGGTCCGTCCCCGCAGGAGACGGAGCACATCGCCGCCTACAGCCTCCCCATCGAGGACCTCGACTTCTCCGTCCGCTCCTACAACTGCCTCAAGCGTGAGGACATCCACACGGTCGGCGAGCTCGCCGCCCGCACGGAGTCCGATCTGCTGGACATCCGGAACTTCGGTCAGAAGTCCATCAACGAGGTCAAGGTCAAGCTCGCCGAGCTGGGCCTGGGTCTCAAGGACGCGCCGGAAGGCTTCGACATCAACAGCATCGAAGGCTACGACGCAGAAACCGGTGAGTTCCTGGACACCGAGGGCGAGGACATCGCCGAATAG
- the rpsM gene encoding 30S ribosomal protein S13 translates to MARLAGVDLPRDKRMEIALTYIYGIGPARSAELLEKTGISPDLRSKDLTDEQVSALKDVIESSWKVEGDLRREVAADIRRKIEIGCYQGLRHRRGLPVRGQRTKTNARTRKGPKKTIAGKKK, encoded by the coding sequence ATGGCACGCCTTGCTGGTGTTGATCTCCCCCGCGACAAGCGCATGGAGATCGCACTCACCTACATTTACGGCATCGGCCCCGCCCGATCCGCCGAGCTGCTGGAGAAGACCGGCATCTCTCCCGACCTGCGGTCCAAGGACCTGACCGACGAGCAGGTTTCCGCTCTCAAGGACGTCATCGAGTCCTCCTGGAAGGTCGAGGGTGACCTCCGCCGCGAGGTCGCCGCCGACATCCGTCGCAAGATTGAGATCGGCTGCTACCAGGGCCTGCGCCACCGTCGTGGCCTGCCCGTGCGCGGTCAGCGGACCAAGACCAACGCTCGTACCCGTAAGGGCCCGAAGAAGACGATCGCAGGAAAGAAGAAGTAA
- the eccB gene encoding type VII secretion protein EccB, with translation MRTTGLQVSGYSFLLRRMELALVTGDPRMAHDPLRTQRRALGVGVLLALLVAGGMLLVAMLRPAPSVGDATLVSDESGALYVRLGEAFHPVTNVASARLLLGAPESVSTTTSGQLADFPTGPPVGIPDAPGLVAVASGAADDWALCGTTVVATGSSVDAGPQVVVAESGYWLVVDGVRMLIPEAGETVVRALGAVPVEMSDAEVAVLRRGPDVHLPRGESGLAGEFAVQGTLVSAGDRAFIVAGQGLAEVTGTRRDVAEALAVERVTSDLGAVLGQQGTTVLGEVPVDLRFREVDRVCVGERLVEVPEARSEAMGHYDGPRGTAALVTERGLALVSGSGVRYRVGSPEDLMALGVLDEGELPVSVPWQVIEGLPDGGELSAERAQRTLEVG, from the coding sequence ATGAGGACAACTGGGCTGCAGGTTTCGGGCTACTCCTTCCTGCTGCGACGTATGGAACTGGCACTGGTCACCGGCGACCCGCGCATGGCGCACGATCCCTTGCGCACCCAACGCCGGGCGCTGGGGGTCGGAGTGCTGCTCGCACTGCTCGTTGCCGGTGGAATGCTGCTGGTCGCGATGCTGCGCCCCGCCCCGTCGGTGGGGGACGCCACACTGGTCTCTGACGAATCCGGCGCCCTGTATGTGCGCCTCGGGGAGGCGTTCCATCCGGTGACGAATGTGGCGTCTGCCCGACTGTTGCTCGGCGCACCGGAGAGCGTCTCGACGACGACATCGGGGCAACTGGCCGACTTCCCGACCGGTCCGCCGGTCGGCATTCCGGACGCTCCCGGGCTCGTCGCCGTCGCCTCCGGAGCTGCCGACGACTGGGCGCTGTGCGGGACGACTGTCGTGGCGACCGGTTCGTCAGTGGATGCGGGACCGCAGGTCGTGGTGGCGGAATCCGGATACTGGCTGGTCGTGGACGGAGTACGGATGCTCATCCCGGAGGCCGGGGAGACCGTGGTCCGGGCCCTGGGCGCGGTTCCGGTCGAGATGTCGGACGCTGAGGTCGCCGTGCTGCGGCGTGGCCCGGACGTGCACCTGCCCCGCGGGGAGTCCGGCCTGGCCGGGGAGTTCGCTGTCCAGGGCACCCTGGTCTCCGCGGGGGATCGGGCGTTCATCGTCGCCGGGCAGGGGCTGGCGGAGGTCACCGGGACGCGCCGGGACGTGGCGGAGGCGCTGGCGGTGGAGCGGGTGACGTCCGACCTGGGTGCGGTGCTCGGACAGCAGGGTACGACGGTGCTGGGGGAGGTTCCCGTGGACCTGAGGTTCCGGGAGGTGGACCGGGTGTGTGTCGGGGAGAGGCTGGTCGAGGTGCCGGAGGCCCGGTCGGAGGCGATGGGGCACTACGACGGGCCCCGCGGCACTGCCGCGCTGGTGACCGAGCGTGGTCTGGCACTGGTCAGCGGGTCCGGGGTGCGCTACCGGGTGGGGTCGCCGGAGGATCTCATGGCACTGGGTGTGCTGGATGAGGGCGAGCTGCCGGTGAGTGTGCCGTGGCAGGTGATCGAGGGGCTACCCGACGGTGGTGAACTGTCGGCTGAGCGGGCGCAACGGACCCTGGAGGTGGGGTGA
- a CDS encoding arsenic resistance protein, with product MWTQATSWMAERQVALYLLALLGGAVIGSADPLVAGPTEALITPVLGLLLYATFLAVPFGRIGRALRDRRFLLTVFALNFIVVPVVVWLLTRGIASDDALYVGVLFVLLAPCVDYVIVFTGMAGGAADRLLGATPLLMLAQLVLLPMWLQLFAGPEVVASVDVLPFFSAFLWLIVVPLIAAAVTQRVGRTGTAVMRGMDGLMVPLMMVTLFVVVASQITRVSGRWSDLLAVVPVFLGFALVMALLAELAGSRAQLDIPGQRAVVFTAVTRNSLVVLPLVLALPVAYELSALVVVTQTLVELVVMVVMVRVVPRWVR from the coding sequence ATGTGGACACAAGCGACTTCCTGGATGGCAGAACGGCAGGTCGCACTCTATCTGCTGGCACTGCTCGGTGGCGCGGTCATCGGGTCAGCGGACCCGCTGGTCGCCGGTCCGACGGAGGCGCTGATCACCCCGGTGCTGGGGCTGCTGCTTTACGCGACATTCCTGGCGGTACCCTTCGGCCGGATCGGTCGGGCGCTGCGGGACCGACGGTTCCTGCTGACCGTGTTCGCACTGAACTTCATCGTGGTGCCGGTCGTGGTGTGGCTGCTGACCCGTGGCATCGCCTCGGATGATGCACTGTATGTCGGGGTCCTGTTCGTCCTGCTCGCACCATGTGTGGATTACGTGATCGTGTTCACCGGGATGGCGGGAGGGGCCGCGGACCGACTGCTCGGGGCGACGCCACTGCTCATGCTGGCACAGCTGGTACTGCTGCCGATGTGGCTGCAGCTGTTCGCCGGGCCCGAGGTGGTGGCGTCGGTCGACGTCCTGCCCTTCTTCTCGGCATTCCTGTGGCTCATCGTGGTGCCGCTGATCGCGGCAGCGGTGACGCAGCGGGTGGGCCGGACCGGGACGGCGGTGATGCGTGGCATGGACGGCCTGATGGTGCCGTTGATGATGGTGACGCTGTTCGTAGTGGTGGCCTCGCAGATCACCCGGGTTTCCGGGCGGTGGTCTGATCTCCTGGCCGTGGTCCCGGTGTTCCTGGGGTTCGCACTGGTCATGGCGTTGCTCGCGGAGCTGGCCGGGTCGCGGGCACAGTTGGACATTCCGGGACAACGAGCGGTGGTGTTCACCGCGGTGACCCGGAATTCGCTGGTGGTGCTGCCGCTGGTGCTCGCCCTGCCGGTGGCCTATGAGCTGTCAGCACTGGTGGTGGTGACGCAGACGCTGGTGGAGCTGGTCGTCATGGTGGTGATGGTGCGGGTCGTGCCGCGGTGGGTGCGGTAG
- the rpsK gene encoding 30S ribosomal protein S11 has translation MPPKARAGARRTGRRVVKKNVAHGAAYIKSTFNNTIVSITDEKGAVISWASSGHVGFKGSRKSTPFAAQMAAESAARKAMEHGMKKVDVFVKGPGSGRETAIRSLSTAGLEVGTISDVTPQPHNGCRPPKRRRV, from the coding sequence ATGCCTCCGAAAGCACGCGCTGGCGCGCGCCGTACCGGCCGCCGCGTCGTCAAGAAGAACGTGGCGCACGGCGCCGCGTACATCAAGTCCACCTTCAACAACACCATCGTCTCCATCACGGACGAAAAGGGTGCTGTGATTTCCTGGGCGTCCTCCGGCCACGTCGGCTTCAAGGGCTCCCGTAAGTCCACCCCCTTCGCCGCCCAGATGGCTGCCGAGTCCGCCGCCCGCAAGGCGATGGAGCACGGCATGAAGAAGGTCGACGTCTTCGTCAAGGGCCCGGGTTCCGGCCGCGAGACCGCCATCCGTTCCCTGTCCACCGCCGGCCTCGAGGTCGGCACCATCTCCGACGTGACCCCCCAGCCGCACAACGGCTGCCGTCCGCCGAAGCGTCGCCGCGTCTAA
- a CDS encoding S8 family peptidase — MRAARIAVVTALAISCTAPPVPTTAQTQCGIPEPGEALPVDVELPHAVTTGAGVGIALVDTGASSPGVIPGGEGDRDHCILHGTAVAGVLRTVAPDAVIISHRQVTDSGTGTVASLVDALDRAVAHAQRPEQPPVRVITMSLVACEDTAELRRAVAAAEDAGLLLVAAAGNTGQCAAGQSPYPAALPGVLTVGGVDARDDTPGSVADLGAGRQLADYSAEGPWVALAAPGGPVSTVLESEAGVRTIVGDPEPFTGTSFATPVVAATAALVWQVRPSLSAAEMRSLLVETATPGPVPVVDPAAAVAAVMDAEPVAAAGGTPWPVTVTPVARAKESVDLRVPVVLAALLVVGLLGMVVRRRPRA, encoded by the coding sequence ATGAGGGCGGCGCGGATCGCCGTGGTGACCGCCCTCGCGATCAGTTGCACCGCGCCTCCTGTCCCGACGACCGCGCAGACGCAGTGTGGGATCCCCGAACCCGGCGAGGCCCTGCCGGTGGATGTCGAGCTGCCCCATGCCGTCACCACCGGAGCCGGTGTGGGCATCGCCCTGGTCGATACCGGTGCGTCCTCCCCCGGCGTCATCCCCGGTGGAGAGGGCGACCGCGATCACTGCATCCTCCACGGCACCGCGGTCGCCGGAGTGTTGCGCACCGTCGCCCCCGATGCGGTGATCATCTCCCACCGTCAGGTCACCGACAGTGGTACCGGTACCGTCGCCAGTCTGGTGGACGCCCTCGACCGCGCCGTGGCGCATGCCCAGCGCCCGGAACAGCCGCCCGTGCGGGTGATCACCATGTCCCTGGTGGCCTGCGAGGACACCGCCGAACTCCGTCGCGCCGTCGCTGCCGCCGAGGACGCGGGACTGTTACTCGTCGCCGCCGCGGGCAACACCGGACAGTGCGCCGCGGGCCAGAGCCCCTACCCGGCCGCTCTCCCGGGGGTGCTCACTGTCGGTGGCGTCGACGCCCGTGACGACACCCCGGGGAGCGTGGCGGATCTCGGCGCCGGACGTCAGCTCGCCGACTATTCGGCCGAAGGGCCGTGGGTCGCCCTCGCGGCACCGGGTGGCCCGGTCTCAACGGTGCTGGAATCCGAGGCGGGGGTGCGCACCATCGTCGGTGATCCGGAACCGTTCACCGGGACGAGTTTCGCCACCCCGGTGGTTGCGGCGACCGCTGCCCTGGTGTGGCAGGTGCGGCCGTCATTGTCGGCGGCGGAGATGCGGTCACTGCTGGTGGAGACGGCGACCCCCGGTCCGGTACCGGTGGTGGATCCGGCGGCGGCAGTCGCGGCGGTGATGGACGCTGAGCCGGTGGCGGCGGCAGGTGGGACGCCGTGGCCGGTGACGGTGACGCCGGTGGCCCGTGCTAAGGAGTCCGTGGATCTGCGGGTTCCGGTGGTGCTGGCTGCTCTGCTGGTGGTGGGACTCCTGGGGATGGTGGTGCGCCGCCGGCCGCGCGCGTAG